One genomic window of Nitrosomonas sp. Is35 includes the following:
- a CDS encoding PIN domain-containing protein, producing the protein MSGDFIDTNIFIYLFDETDDRKRAIAEKLIQQALETRNACISYQVIQETLNVVTRKLPSPMSTENARRFLEQILIPLWQTMPSLALYQQGLELQARCGFSFYDALIVAAALESGCTRLYTEDLQHGQQVGELLIENPFRE; encoded by the coding sequence ATGAGCGGTGATTTTATCGATACCAACATTTTCATCTACCTGTTCGATGAAACCGATGATCGAAAACGCGCAATCGCGGAAAAATTGATTCAGCAGGCGCTGGAGACGCGCAATGCTTGTATCAGTTACCAAGTGATCCAGGAAACACTCAACGTTGTGACCCGCAAACTGCCATCCCCGATGAGTACGGAAAATGCCCGGCGCTTTCTCGAGCAAATTTTGATTCCGCTATGGCAAACCATGCCAAGTCTTGCCCTGTATCAACAGGGGCTCGAACTTCAGGCACGTTGCGGCTTTAGCTTTTACGATGCCTTGATTGTCGCTGCAGCACTTGAATCCGGTTGCACCCGCTTATACACAGAAGATTTGCAGCACGGACAGCAAGTCGGTGAGCTGTTGATTGAAAATCCGTTTCGTGAGTGA
- a CDS encoding CusA/CzcA family heavy metal efflux RND transporter: MLKKVIEWSIRNVFLVLLSTLFIAGWGLYALWKMPVDAIPDLSDVQVIIYTEYPGQAPQVVEDQVTYPLTTAMLAVPRAKVARGLSAFGVSFIYVIFEDGTDIYWARSRVLEYLNFAANQLPRDVRPALGPDATGVGWIYQYVVTGKDRTLDELRAVQDWFLRYQLTTVSGVSEVASVGGFVKTYQITVDPRRLQAYDIPLKRITEVIAASNRDVGGRVIELAETEYMVRGRGYLRNSSDLENLVVRAHIGKPVLLRDVARVELVPGERRGITELNGEGEAVSGIAVARYGENALDVIHDLEAKIDQIKSGLPQGVSVESVYNRSELIHRAIATLREVFVEQIAIVALVCAVFLMHARSALVAIIMLPVGVLIAFIAMAQLGINSNIMSLAGIALAIAEMTDAAIVMVENAHKHLARAGPGESRTQAVITACQEVGPSLFFSLLIITVSFLPVFALEAQEGRMFQPLAYTKTFAMAGAAMLSITLVPVLILLLIRGRIPREEDNPLGRWMIRGYQPVVAGVMRWKKSILVIALGVLAATVYPAMRLGTEFMPTLNEGTLLYMPVTLPGISVTKAAETMQTQNKIIMNFPEVASVFGKAGRADTATDPAPLEMTETIINLKPENAWRPGMTIDKLIAELDQALQIPGVANAWTMPIKNRIDMLATGIRTPVGVKVFGNNLKEIEAIAKQIEAVLKAVPGTASAYAERITGGYYLDIEPDRMALARYGLTVGDLLDVVSVAMGSEVITTTVEGRERFDVAIRYPRELRSDPQAIATQVLVPAQGGTMIPLGQLAQVKLVQGPPSIRTENALLSAYIFVDIRDRDIGGYIADAQQAVREQVQFPPGYYATWSGQFEYMQRATEKLKIVIPLTVLMVFLLVYLNFGRLTETLIVMLSIPFSLVGGIWLMYWLEYNLSIAAVVGFIGLIGIAAESGMVMLTFIDQSLTTITRQRKAMAEKVALTDLYDAVVQGAVYRIRPVMMTIAGSVVGLLPVMLSTGTGSEVMRRIAAPMVGGMVSAAILTLIIFPAVYAVVKGVSIRRASA, encoded by the coding sequence ATGCTGAAAAAAGTCATTGAATGGTCGATCCGTAATGTTTTCCTGGTGTTGCTGAGCACCTTATTTATCGCCGGGTGGGGACTCTACGCGCTATGGAAAATGCCGGTCGACGCGATTCCCGATCTGTCTGACGTGCAGGTTATCATCTACACGGAATATCCGGGTCAAGCGCCGCAAGTTGTCGAAGATCAAGTCACCTATCCGCTCACCACGGCCATGCTGGCCGTGCCGCGCGCAAAAGTGGCGCGCGGCTTGTCTGCATTCGGAGTTTCATTCATCTATGTCATTTTTGAAGACGGCACCGATATTTACTGGGCGCGATCGCGCGTGCTGGAATATCTGAATTTTGCCGCCAACCAGTTACCCCGCGACGTACGGCCCGCGCTTGGTCCGGATGCCACCGGCGTCGGCTGGATTTATCAGTACGTTGTGACGGGTAAGGATCGCACCCTGGATGAATTGCGTGCTGTTCAAGATTGGTTCCTGCGCTATCAATTAACCACCGTATCCGGCGTTTCGGAAGTCGCCAGCGTCGGCGGGTTCGTTAAAACCTACCAAATCACGGTCGACCCGCGCCGCCTGCAAGCGTATGACATTCCATTGAAACGTATCACCGAAGTGATCGCCGCGAGTAACCGCGACGTCGGCGGACGTGTCATCGAATTGGCGGAAACGGAATACATGGTGCGTGGCCGCGGTTACCTGCGCAACAGCAGCGATCTGGAGAATCTGGTAGTCAGGGCGCATATCGGTAAACCAGTGCTGTTACGCGATGTCGCCAGGGTGGAACTGGTTCCCGGTGAGCGCCGCGGCATCACCGAGCTGAACGGCGAAGGTGAGGCGGTTTCCGGCATTGCGGTGGCGCGCTACGGCGAAAATGCGCTGGATGTGATTCACGATCTCGAAGCGAAAATCGATCAGATCAAATCCGGTCTGCCGCAGGGTGTGTCGGTTGAGTCGGTGTACAATCGTTCCGAATTGATTCACCGCGCCATTGCGACGCTGCGAGAAGTGTTTGTCGAGCAGATTGCGATTGTGGCGTTGGTGTGCGCGGTGTTTCTGATGCATGCGCGCAGCGCGCTGGTGGCGATCATCATGCTGCCGGTTGGCGTGCTGATCGCATTCATTGCCATGGCGCAGCTCGGCATCAATTCCAATATTATGAGCCTGGCCGGTATTGCGCTGGCGATTGCGGAAATGACCGATGCTGCCATCGTCATGGTGGAAAATGCGCATAAGCATTTGGCGCGTGCCGGGCCGGGCGAATCGCGCACGCAAGCGGTTATCACCGCGTGCCAGGAAGTCGGTCCGTCATTATTCTTCAGCTTGTTGATCATTACCGTCTCATTCCTGCCGGTATTCGCGCTGGAAGCGCAAGAAGGGCGTATGTTTCAGCCGCTCGCCTACACCAAAACCTTTGCCATGGCCGGTGCGGCTATGTTATCCATCACCCTGGTTCCGGTACTGATCCTGCTGTTGATCCGCGGGCGGATACCGCGCGAAGAAGATAATCCGCTGGGCCGCTGGATGATTCGCGGGTACCAGCCGGTTGTGGCCGGGGTGATGCGCTGGAAAAAATCCATATTAGTGATCGCACTGGGCGTGCTGGCAGCTACGGTGTATCCGGCAATGCGGTTAGGCACTGAATTCATGCCAACATTAAACGAAGGTACGCTGTTATACATGCCTGTCACCTTACCGGGGATTTCGGTAACCAAAGCGGCGGAAACGATGCAAACGCAAAACAAAATCATCATGAATTTTCCCGAAGTCGCCTCGGTGTTCGGTAAAGCCGGGCGCGCCGATACCGCCACCGATCCGGCGCCGCTGGAAATGACTGAAACGATCATTAACCTGAAGCCGGAAAACGCATGGCGGCCCGGTATGACCATCGATAAATTAATCGCCGAGCTGGATCAAGCACTGCAAATTCCCGGTGTCGCGAACGCTTGGACCATGCCGATCAAAAACCGCATCGACATGCTGGCCACCGGCATCCGCACCCCGGTCGGCGTTAAAGTTTTTGGCAATAATCTGAAAGAAATCGAGGCCATCGCGAAGCAGATCGAGGCCGTGCTGAAAGCCGTGCCCGGCACCGCCAGTGCTTATGCGGAGCGGATTACCGGCGGCTATTATCTAGACATCGAACCGGACCGGATGGCGCTGGCGCGTTACGGCCTGACGGTTGGCGACTTGCTCGACGTCGTCTCCGTTGCCATGGGTAGCGAAGTCATTACCACCACGGTGGAAGGCCGTGAACGTTTCGATGTCGCAATCCGCTATCCGCGCGAACTGCGCAGCGATCCGCAGGCCATCGCCACGCAAGTGCTAGTACCAGCTCAGGGCGGCACGATGATTCCATTGGGGCAATTGGCGCAAGTCAAACTGGTGCAAGGGCCGCCCAGCATCCGCACCGAAAATGCGCTGCTGTCCGCCTACATCTTCGTCGACATCCGCGACCGAGACATCGGCGGCTATATCGCCGATGCGCAACAGGCGGTGCGCGAGCAAGTGCAATTTCCGCCGGGTTACTATGCTACCTGGAGCGGTCAGTTTGAATACATGCAGCGCGCCACCGAGAAACTAAAAATCGTCATCCCGTTGACTGTTCTGATGGTGTTCTTGCTGGTGTATTTGAATTTTGGCCGCTTAACCGAAACGTTGATCGTGATGTTGTCGATACCGTTCTCGCTGGTCGGCGGCATCTGGCTGATGTATTGGCTGGAATACAACCTCAGCATTGCTGCCGTGGTCGGTTTCATTGGTCTGATCGGCATAGCCGCCGAATCCGGCATGGTGATGCTGACGTTTATCGACCAATCGCTAACCACGATCACCCGGCAACGCAAAGCGATGGCTGAGAAAGTAGCATTGACGGATTTGTACGACGCCGTGGTGCAAGGCGCGGTGTACCGCATCCGCCCCGTCATGATGACCATCGCCGGCAGCGTGGTCGGCTTGCTACCCGTCATGCTTAGCACCGGCACCGGCTCCGAAGTCATGCGCCGCATCGCCGCCCCGATGGTCGGCGGCATGGTGTCGGCGGCGATCCTGACACTGATCATTTTCCCGGCGGTGTATGCGGTGGTGAAGGGGGTTTCGATACGGCGGGCGAGTGCATAA
- a CDS encoding efflux RND transporter periplasmic adaptor subunit, protein MQSTAKKISAAMMLTATLAAGYWWGKTQSSPDTGIAAPQAANGERKVLYYRNPMGLPDTSLVPKKDPMGMDYLPVYENEGKEPSAEQNVVTISTEKVQKLGVRTEAAEMRELIRTVRAVATIQTDERKQYTFVTKFEGWIHRLYVNTTGQAVKKGEALMDVYSPELITAQQEYLIAIRGLQSVVNGDAAVRAAMQRLVDGALQKLRNWNIAEAELRRLQQTGEVQQYMALRAPADGVVMEKQAVMGQRFMPGEMLYQFADLSSVWILADVFEQDLGMIHPGQLVTVRVDAYPDKIFNGEVAFIYPAVTPETRTASVRIVLPNPDRLLKPAMYARVEFASFHSKHKVLTVADSAVLDTGTRRMVLVDLGSGRFEPRTVKLGMHADGYAEVLGGLRAGENVVVKANFLIDAESNFKSALDSFGHNTYYPVDKQEVESSSAVLSPSQVQYRGEGRIDAIDFAHATMTLAHGPIESLKWPAMTMDFRIREAALLQSFKPGQKVIFEIAEEPDGEFVIVRIQPADTFHDH, encoded by the coding sequence ATGCAATCTACCGCTAAGAAAATCAGCGCTGCAATGATGCTGACCGCCACACTGGCTGCAGGTTACTGGTGGGGGAAAACACAATCGTCGCCAGACACCGGAATTGCCGCACCGCAAGCCGCTAACGGGGAACGGAAAGTGCTGTATTACCGCAATCCGATGGGGCTGCCCGATACTTCGCTGGTGCCGAAGAAAGATCCAATGGGCATGGATTATCTGCCGGTTTATGAAAATGAAGGCAAGGAACCGTCTGCGGAACAGAATGTTGTGACCATCAGCACGGAAAAAGTGCAGAAGCTCGGTGTGCGTACCGAAGCCGCGGAGATGCGTGAACTGATCCGCACCGTGCGGGCGGTTGCGACGATTCAAACCGATGAGCGCAAGCAATACACCTTCGTGACCAAGTTTGAGGGCTGGATACACCGGCTGTACGTCAATACCACCGGGCAAGCGGTCAAGAAAGGCGAGGCCTTGATGGATGTCTACAGCCCCGAGCTGATTACCGCACAGCAGGAGTATCTGATCGCGATCAGAGGGTTGCAGTCCGTCGTGAATGGCGATGCGGCTGTGCGTGCCGCGATGCAGCGGCTGGTCGATGGCGCATTGCAGAAGCTGCGTAATTGGAATATTGCCGAAGCCGAGCTACGGCGCCTGCAACAGACCGGCGAAGTGCAGCAGTACATGGCGCTGCGTGCACCAGCCGATGGCGTGGTAATGGAAAAGCAAGCAGTCATGGGGCAACGTTTTATGCCGGGGGAAATGTTGTATCAATTCGCCGATTTGTCGAGCGTGTGGATATTGGCGGATGTATTTGAACAGGATCTGGGCATGATTCATCCCGGTCAGCTGGTGACAGTCCGGGTGGATGCTTATCCCGACAAGATTTTCAACGGCGAAGTCGCTTTCATCTATCCGGCGGTCACGCCGGAAACGCGCACCGCGAGCGTGCGCATCGTGCTGCCGAATCCCGATCGTTTACTCAAACCCGCCATGTATGCGCGGGTCGAGTTCGCGTCGTTTCACAGCAAGCATAAAGTGCTGACCGTCGCGGATTCCGCCGTGCTGGATACGGGCACCCGGCGGATGGTGTTGGTTGATTTGGGTTCGGGCCGGTTTGAGCCGCGCACGGTCAAGCTCGGCATGCATGCTGATGGTTATGCCGAGGTGCTGGGCGGGCTTCGGGCCGGTGAAAACGTGGTCGTCAAGGCGAATTTCCTGATCGATGCGGAGAGCAACTTCAAAAGCGCGCTCGATAGTTTCGGCCACAACACCTATTACCCGGTTGATAAGCAGGAAGTCGAATCCAGTTCGGCTGTCTTGTCACCTTCTCAAGTGCAATACCGCGGTGAAGGACGCATCGATGCGATTGATTTCGCGCATGCCACGATGACGCTGGCGCATGGCCCGATCGAAAGCCTGAAGTGGCCTGCGATGACGATGGATTTCCGTATCCGGGAAGCGGCATTGCTGCAATCGTTCAAGCCGGGGCAAAAAGTTATCTTTGAGATCGCCGAAGAACCGGACGGCGAGTTTGTCATTGTTCGTATCCAGCCTGCGGATACCTTTCACGATCACTAA
- a CDS encoding TolC family protein produces the protein MNRAGVIVIALLATAITTAAQGQEMLAGKTGTTMLSRAVPAETLTTANARHAVLLPGLIAEALENNPEIQAAYQEREAARQRIAPAEALDDPMLEAGVINAPLASSPFNREDMTMKMIGLSQRLPFPGKRGLRKEVASKDAEAIEQGYHETVNRVVHDLKTAYFDLGLTLEMIKLVEKNKQTLEHFLRMAEARYQVGESSQADVLKAQMQVSRMLDRLLGLERELPAFEAELIRALGRSTRGEIPAPVLLQIHETPLLLEALQQEAWTQRPQLLALQSLIARNEKSADLARKAYYPDFDVRVSYGQRDNTLGSMRRDDMVSMTVAVNLPVWRGNKIEPRIMESQAMRDQAISLYQAQRNDIAAKLRQQIAMAEQSMKSVKLYQTAILPQAKLTVESALAAYQVNRVDFLTLLDNQMTVFDYETSLITAIANYNKALAEIDFLIGKKQH, from the coding sequence ATGAACCGCGCCGGTGTGATCGTGATCGCGCTGCTAGCTACCGCCATTACAACCGCAGCGCAGGGGCAAGAAATGTTGGCCGGTAAAACTGGAACAACCATGCTGAGCCGCGCTGTTCCAGCAGAAACGCTTACAACAGCCAATGCTCGCCATGCGGTATTGTTGCCCGGCTTGATTGCGGAAGCGTTGGAGAACAATCCCGAGATTCAGGCCGCCTATCAAGAACGCGAAGCAGCCCGGCAGCGCATCGCACCGGCGGAGGCGCTGGACGATCCGATGCTCGAGGCGGGCGTGATCAATGCGCCTTTGGCGTCATCGCCGTTTAACCGCGAAGATATGACGATGAAAATGATCGGTCTTTCCCAGCGCTTGCCGTTTCCCGGTAAACGCGGTTTGCGCAAGGAAGTCGCCAGCAAGGATGCGGAAGCCATTGAGCAGGGCTACCATGAAACGGTTAACCGCGTCGTGCATGATCTGAAAACCGCCTACTTTGATCTTGGGCTTACGCTGGAAATGATCAAGCTGGTTGAGAAAAATAAGCAAACACTGGAACACTTTCTACGCATGGCCGAAGCGCGCTATCAGGTTGGAGAAAGCAGTCAGGCCGATGTGCTGAAAGCGCAAATGCAAGTATCGAGAATGCTGGACAGGTTGTTGGGGCTCGAGCGCGAGCTACCGGCGTTTGAAGCCGAACTCATCCGCGCGCTGGGGCGTAGCACGCGCGGCGAGATTCCGGCGCCGGTATTGTTGCAGATTCACGAAACGCCTTTGCTGCTGGAAGCGCTGCAACAAGAAGCCTGGACGCAACGCCCGCAATTGCTGGCACTACAGAGTTTGATTGCACGCAATGAGAAATCCGCCGATCTGGCGCGCAAGGCGTACTACCCGGATTTCGATGTGCGCGTATCGTACGGTCAGCGCGATAACACGCTGGGCAGCATGCGGCGTGACGACATGGTCAGTATGACTGTGGCGGTCAACTTGCCGGTATGGCGCGGCAACAAAATTGAGCCGCGTATTATGGAATCGCAAGCCATGCGTGACCAGGCAATCAGTTTGTATCAGGCGCAGCGTAATGACATCGCGGCAAAACTGCGTCAGCAGATTGCGATGGCCGAACAGAGTATGAAATCGGTCAAACTCTATCAGACCGCGATTCTGCCGCAGGCAAAGCTAACCGTTGAATCCGCGCTGGCGGCCTATCAAGTAAACCGGGTTGATTTTCTGACTTTGCTGGATAACCAGATGACGGTATTCGACTATGAAACCAGCCTGATTACCGCGATCGCGAATTACAACAAAGCGCTGGCAGAAATCGATTTTCTGATTGGCAAGAAGCAACACTAA
- a CDS encoding Fur family transcriptional regulator: MIRHNGGRATVGRTGILAILLAEQQAITHREIEQRLPQALQLDRVTLYRALEWLVEKNLIHKVTSDDRAWRYHANRELHSHQHAHFKCTGCAQVICLDKLPVEANWPLPAGYRFQEIELTVKGLCANCC; encoded by the coding sequence ATGATCCGGCACAACGGCGGACGGGCAACTGTGGGCAGAACCGGAATTCTGGCCATTTTGCTGGCTGAGCAGCAGGCCATTACCCACCGCGAAATTGAACAACGCCTGCCACAAGCGCTGCAATTGGACCGGGTGACTTTATATCGCGCGCTAGAGTGGCTGGTCGAGAAAAATTTGATCCATAAAGTAACCAGCGACGACCGGGCGTGGCGTTATCACGCCAATCGCGAATTGCATTCACATCAACATGCGCACTTCAAATGCACAGGTTGCGCGCAAGTGATTTGCCTGGATAAATTACCGGTAGAAGCAAACTGGCCGCTACCGGCCGGTTACCGGTTCCAGGAAATTGAATTGACCGTCAAAGGCCTTTGCGCTAACTGCTGTTGA
- a CDS encoding TonB-dependent receptor has protein sequence MDYSDHESNNARWQRKNLLSKPATITLFIFLLHPLHSSGQTAGKNVELPGVMITAPVSSSAESAGFKPDTVVSGDRLRRKRETNLGDTLSHELGVSSSSFGPGAGRPIIRGQDGPRVQVLENGIGTGDISTISPDHAVATETLNASRIEILRGPSTLMYGSGISGGVVNVINDRIPDRLFKKPQANFEGRFNSALEERNGALMASGSLGRMSWNLEGVKRKTSDVHIPGLANPNDPDSGTGLIRNSAIDSSNLSVGSSYVGERGFAGMSVSRLENFYGIPGPEGAKIDMGQTRYGLAGDLDNPLKGFRQLKMRFNYNDYQHKELEQSGAVGSRFSNNELEGRAELAHKPIAQWQGIMGIQLQNRNFSAKGEEAFVPSSLSQSASAFMLEKRNWQRWQFEAGGRFEHTLHNPQAASLQARDFNLYSISAGSAWQFRDGYQLNLTATRGQRAPNTVALYANGIHVATNTFEQGAQNLRKETSNNFDIALQKTSGLITGKVNLFYNHVNDYIFQQSRDSNGDGLADRINDEGMLDNHGAYLVQDYTQTRAKFYGLEAEAIVAVIPDTLNLRLFTDMVYGRLKNNGNIPRITPQRFGFDLDFKKNAWQANFNLTRVTQQDRVAVLESETPGYILMNAEMSYHMKLTKSVNYTLFLQGRNLLDSDMRVHTSFLKDVAPLPGRAIVAGIRGAF, from the coding sequence ATGGATTATTCTGATCATGAATCAAATAACGCGCGATGGCAGCGTAAAAACTTGCTGTCGAAACCGGCAACCATCACGCTGTTTATATTTTTGCTGCATCCGTTGCATAGTTCCGGGCAAACCGCCGGCAAAAACGTCGAGCTGCCCGGTGTGATGATTACTGCGCCTGTTTCAAGTTCGGCTGAATCGGCCGGATTCAAACCGGACACGGTTGTGTCAGGAGATCGTCTGCGCCGGAAAAGGGAAACCAATCTGGGCGATACGTTATCGCATGAACTGGGGGTCAGTTCCAGCAGTTTCGGTCCTGGCGCTGGCCGCCCGATTATCCGCGGTCAGGATGGGCCGCGCGTACAGGTACTGGAAAATGGCATCGGCACCGGCGATATCTCAACCATCAGCCCGGATCACGCCGTCGCGACCGAAACCTTAAATGCATCGCGCATCGAGATATTACGTGGACCATCGACATTGATGTATGGCAGCGGTATTTCCGGTGGTGTGGTGAACGTGATCAACGACCGCATACCCGACCGCTTATTCAAAAAGCCGCAAGCAAACTTTGAAGGGCGCTTCAATTCCGCGCTGGAAGAACGCAATGGCGCCCTCATGGCATCCGGCAGTTTGGGCAGGATGTCCTGGAATCTTGAAGGCGTGAAAAGAAAAACCAGCGATGTGCATATCCCCGGACTAGCGAATCCCAATGATCCGGACAGCGGCACCGGCTTGATCAGAAACAGCGCGATCGATTCCAGCAATTTATCGGTAGGCAGTTCGTACGTCGGCGAACGTGGCTTTGCGGGGATGTCGGTTTCAAGATTGGAAAATTTTTACGGTATTCCCGGCCCGGAAGGCGCGAAAATCGATATGGGTCAGACCCGCTACGGTCTGGCGGGTGATCTGGATAATCCGCTGAAAGGATTCCGGCAGCTCAAGATGCGCTTCAATTACAACGATTATCAACACAAAGAACTCGAACAAAGCGGCGCGGTCGGCAGCCGTTTCAGCAATAACGAACTGGAAGGACGCGCCGAATTAGCCCACAAGCCAATCGCCCAATGGCAAGGCATCATGGGCATTCAATTACAAAACCGCAATTTTTCCGCAAAAGGCGAGGAAGCTTTCGTGCCATCCAGCCTGTCGCAATCGGCCAGCGCGTTTATGCTGGAAAAACGCAATTGGCAACGCTGGCAGTTTGAAGCCGGTGGACGCTTTGAACATACCCTGCATAACCCGCAAGCAGCATCGTTGCAAGCACGCGATTTTAATTTGTACAGCATTTCCGCGGGAAGCGCTTGGCAATTCAGGGATGGCTATCAACTCAATCTGACGGCCACGCGCGGACAACGCGCGCCGAATACCGTCGCGCTGTATGCCAACGGTATTCATGTGGCCACCAACACTTTTGAGCAAGGCGCGCAAAACCTGCGCAAAGAAACTTCCAATAATTTCGATATTGCGCTGCAGAAAACCAGCGGCCTGATTACGGGCAAAGTGAATTTGTTCTATAACCATGTCAACGATTATATTTTTCAGCAAAGCCGTGACAGCAATGGCGACGGGCTAGCGGATAGAATCAACGATGAGGGCATGCTGGATAATCACGGCGCTTATCTGGTACAGGATTACACTCAAACCCGGGCGAAATTCTATGGCCTGGAAGCCGAAGCCATCGTTGCAGTAATACCGGATACGTTGAATTTGCGGTTATTCACCGATATGGTTTATGGCAGATTGAAAAATAACGGCAACATCCCGCGCATAACACCGCAACGTTTCGGCTTTGATCTGGATTTCAAGAAAAATGCCTGGCAAGCCAATTTCAACCTCACTCGTGTCACTCAACAGGATCGCGTCGCCGTATTGGAAAGCGAAACCCCAGGTTATATCCTGATGAACGCCGAAATGAGCTATCACATGAAACTAACCAAGTCGGTCAACTATACGCTTTTTCTGCAGGGCCGGAATTTGCTCGATAGCGATATGCGCGTTCATACTTCCTTCTTGAAAGATGTTGCTCCATTGCCGGGGCGAGCCATTGTCGCAGGGATTAGAGGCGCTTTTTAA